One window of the Trifolium pratense cultivar HEN17-A07 linkage group LG2, ARS_RC_1.1, whole genome shotgun sequence genome contains the following:
- the LOC123905057 gene encoding phosphate transporter PHO1 homolog 10-like, giving the protein MTFKKDFKQQMVPEWEKEYMNYESLKKLLKEVKNSKKAKDNKHLQHRFSLERAFSGIHLHGGSKHQRDEDIEDQVIEVKTLEIDGSKQLYETKLNEERGEAEERFFEKLDEELNKVNAFYKEQVEAAKNEAILLSKQVETLVALRVKVKSLDSGLQQKESMMSTEVDPNQQTNRSTHHDDEAHSNYKRSDPMEILEHVKIDNALESPVTIKNVFTDSNDNNELSFNKEELRKVEKQLRLVFVEFYQKLLHLKDYSFMNLSAFSKIMKKYEKNASRGASAAYMRVVDNSYLGTSDEVNFLLEKVESTFIRNFTHSNHKKGRKLLRPKMNRQRHRITFFTGFFSGFFVALLVATILRIVSQHLMDKKVGTFYMENIFPLYSLFGYITLHMLMFAANTYFWRRYRINYPFLFGIKSGTELDHRDIFLLTTGHAVIAVLCFLINLQLEMNQKERSYKTATELVPLSLIVLVILIAFCPFNIIYRSSRFFFLRSLFRCICAPFFPVTLMDFFLADQLTSQFQAFRSIVLYICYYGLGEHSRRQNKCRSHGIYNVQYFIVGVIPYWFRLAQCMRQLYDEREIDHAINGSKYLSTIIAMVIRTTFETKKAMTWKVLALISSAVSILLNTYWDIVKDWSLLQRHSKNPYLRDKLVVSHKSVYYIAMVVNAVLRLSWMQLVLELHWRPLHRVAIITFISCLEIIRRGIWNFFRFENEHLNNVGKYRAFKSVPHPFSYYDDDDEEGDGNGKDE; this is encoded by the exons ATGACATTTAAGAAAGACTTTAAACAACAAATGGTGCCTGAATGGGAGAAAGAGTACATGAACTATGAAAGCCTCAAGAAATTATTGAAAGAAGTCAAAAACAGTAAAAAAGCTAAAGACAATAAGCACTTACAGCACAGGTTCAGCCTTGAAAGAGCATTTAGTGGAATACACTTGCATGGTGGTAGCAAACATCAAAGAGATGAAGATATTGAAGACCAAGTTATAGAAGTTAAGACATTAGAGATAGATGGTTCCAAACAGTTGTATGAGACAAAGTtgaatgaagaaagaggagaaGCTGAAGAAAGGTTTTTTGAGAAGCTTGATGAAGAGCTTAATAAGGTTAATGCCTTTTATAAGGAACAAGTGGAGGCAGCTAAAAATGAAGCAATCCTTTTGAGTAAACAAGTTGAGACTTTGGTTGCTTTGAGGGTAAAGGTTAAAAGCCTTGATTCAG GATTGCAGCAGAAAGAGTCTATGATGAGCACTGAAGTTGATCCTAATCAACAGACCAATAGAAGTACTCATCATGATGATGAAGCACACAGTAATTACAAAAGAAGTGACCCTATGGAGATCCTTGAGCATGTAAAGATTGATAATGCTCTTGAATCTCCAGTGAcaattaaaaatgtttttacaGATTCGAATGATAATAATGAGTTAAGTTTCAACAAAGAAGAGCTGAGAAAAGTCGAAAAGCAACTGAGACTTGTGTTTGTTGAATTCTATCAGAAACTCCTTCATCTCAAAGATTACAG TTTTATGAATCTATCAGCATTTTCCAAGATCATGAAGAAGTATGAAAAG AATGCATCAAGAGGAGCTTCAGCAGCATACATGAGAGTAGTAGACAACTCCTATCTTGGCACTTCTGATGAG GTAAATTTTCTTTTGGAGAAAGTGGAATCTACCTTCATCAGAAACTTCACACATTCAAATCACAAGAAGGGAAGGAAATTGTTAAGGCCAAAAATGAATAGACAAAGGCACAGGATAACATTTTTTACTG GTTTCTTTTCTGGTTTCTTTGTTGCTCTACTAGTTGCCACAATATTAAGAATAGTATCTCAACATTTAATGGACAAAAAAGTAGGGACATTTTACatggaaaatatttttccattaTACAG TCTATTTGGATATATCACTCTACATATGCTAATGTTTGCTGCAAACACATATTTTTGGAGGCGATATCGGATCAACTATCCATTCCTATTCGGCATCAAATCTGGAACTGAGTTGGATCATAGAGACATATTCCTTCTCACAACTGGCCATGCAGTGATTGCAGTACTATGTTTCTTGATAAATTTGCAACTTGAGATGAACCAAAAGGAAAGAAGCTATAAAACAGCCACTGAACTTGTTCCTCTGAGTTTAATTGTG CTAGTTATTTTGATCGCCTTTTGCCCTTTCAACATCATATACCGGTCAAGTCGTTTCTTCTTTCTCCGGAGTTTATTCCGCTGCATATGTGCTCCTTTTTTCCCG GTTACACTTATGGATTTTTTCTTGGCTGATCAGCTTACCAGTCAG TTCCAAGCCTTCAGAAGCATTGTGCTTTACATATGCTATTATGGCCTTGGAGAACATTCAAGGAGGCAAAATAAATGTAGAAGTCATGGTATCTATAATGTACAGTACTTCATTGTTGGTGTGATTCCTTATTGGTTTCGCTTGGCGCAG TGCATGCGTCAATTGTATGATGAGAGAGAAATCGACCACGCAATCAATGGTTCGAAGTATCTATCAACAATTATTGCCATGGTGATTAGAACTACCTTTGAAACAAAGAAAGCAATGACATGGAAAGTGTTGGCACTTATAAGTTCAGCTGTTTCAATACTGCTGAACACATATTGGGACATTGTTAAGGACTGGAGTCTTCTGCAAAGACATTCAAAGAATCCTTATTTGAGGGATAAACTCGTAGTTTCTCACAAAAGTGTCTACTACATAGCCATG GTCGTGAACGCTGTTCTAAGACTTTCATGGATGCAGTTGGTGCTTGAACTGCATTGGCGCCCCTTACATAGAGTGGCGATCATTACATTTATTTCTTGCCTTGAAATTATTCGCCGTGGCATTTGGAATTTCTTTAG GTTTGAGAATGAGCACTTGAACAATGTCGGAAAATACCGCGCATTCAAGTCGGTACCTCATCCTTTCAgttattatgatgatgatgatgaagaaggagATGGAAATGGCAAGGATGAATAA